Within the Deltaproteobacteria bacterium genome, the region TGCACACTTCCATCCTGGAGAGAAGCACGGTTTTCCTGGTGCCCCGGCTTGCTTCTTCAGGAGAGATTTCCAGCTGAATGCAGATGTCGGCTCCCGGCAGAGGGCCTCGTGTTGCTTGGTGACTCGACAAGCCGAGGAAACCAAGAAGCTGGGAACTGAAGGCCCTGTAGACATCTTCAGTGGTGCGGAAGCCAGTGTAGCCGTTCTTTTTCAATCCGCCATAGCCGTGCCCCTGATAAATACGCCTGAGGTCCCTGTCAGTGAGTACCTGATAGGCCTCGGCTACCAGTTTGAAGCGCTCTTCATATTCGGGTTTGCCAGGATTGCGATCAGGATGATACTTGAAGGCAAGCTGGCGAAAGCGGCGCTTGATCAGATCAACACCGGCCCCTCTCTGCAGGCCGAGTATCTTGTAATAGTCCCGGTTCGGCATAGGCTACAGTCCTGTCAGTTGACTGGCATCAGCTCCAGCAGGCGACGCAATACCTGTCGTTGCAGAACAACGAACATTCGGGGCGCATCCTTTGAAAGACATTAACTGCAAATGATAGCCTTTTCTTTTTCTCAAGACAATGGCCTAATTCCAGCTCTGCATCTGCAAAACCCGGACCCTTGTCTGGGGGAGGTGGCCTTCGCATGGCCTTGCTGGCCAGCAGCAGAGAGCACGAGCCTGCAGGCATATGGCCTGGATGGGCAGAGGGGACCCCAGGGCTCCAGCTAACTACCGCTGCTCATGCCTGCTAAACACCAGCAGGACCTCTTCAGATCTATACACATCTCTGAGGAAATATGGCTGCCAGAACTGCTTGCCGGGTGGGAAAAATGCCAGAAAGGGGATACTGCGGCTGCCGAGTTTCTCGAGCAGCCTCTCTGCCGCTGGGTTTTTTCTAGTGAGATCTGCCTTGAGCAGAAGGACGTTGTACTTCTTGAAGGCTTGCAGAACACGAGGATTGTGCAGGGCTGTTTTTTCCACCAGAAGGCAGTTGGGGCACCAGTCAGCAGTAAAATCCACAACCACCCAGCGGTTTTCCCCGGCGGCAGCCAGCAGCTGCTCATCACTGTAAGGCAGCCAGATGTCAGGCTTACCTGGGGCCGACCCCCGCATCCAGGCCGCCTCTCTGGCAACGGCAAAGCTGAACCAGAGACCTCCGGCTATGACCAGCACAGCTATGGAGCGGACAACCAATCGCCGCCGGGTGGAGTCTCTGAGTGTGGTCATCTGGCCCCATATATAAAGACCGAGGGCGAGGAAGAGGCAGAAGATGACCACCCACA harbors:
- a CDS encoding J domain-containing protein, giving the protein MPNRDYYKILGLQRGAGVDLIKRRFRQLAFKYHPDRNPGKPEYEERFKLVAEAYQVLTDRDLRRIYQGHGYGGLKKNGYTGFRTTEDVYRAFSSQLLGFLGLSSHQATRGPLPGADICIQLEISPEEASRGTRKTVLLSRMEVCTLCGGTGNRRSSELHTCPSCAGNGKLVHTASVFAALEVCPVCKGDRRVALISCEKCNGGGRFQVRRTLEIEISPGLGHGSRIKFARQGDGGEFGGLAGDLYIVLLVRHGEE